In Cyprinus carpio isolate SPL01 chromosome A1, ASM1834038v1, whole genome shotgun sequence, the following proteins share a genomic window:
- the LOC109101675 gene encoding heart- and neural crest derivatives-expressed protein 2: MSLVGGFPHHPVMHHDGYSFAAAAAASRCHEEPPYFHGWLISHPEMSPPDYSMAPSYSPEYSAGAPGLDHSHFGGVPGAGAVGMGPRPVKRRPTANRKERRRTQSINSAFAELRECIPNVPADTKLSKIKTLRLATSYIAYLMDILDKDEQNGEAEAFKAEFKKTDAKEERRKKEMNDVLKNSGSSNDKKTKGRTGWPQHVWALELKQ; the protein is encoded by the exons ATGAGTTTAGTTGGAGGGTTTCCTCACCACCCGGTGATGCATCATGACGGCTATTCCTtcgctgctgcagctgctgccaGTCGCTGTCATGAAGAACCCCCCTATTTTCATGGGTGGCTTATCAGCCATCCGGAGATGTCTCCTCCAGACTACAGTATGGCACCCTCGTACAGCCCCGAATACTCAGCAGGAGCCCCCGGGCTCGACCACTCGCACTTCGGAGGAGTACCGGGGGCCGGCGCCGTTGGAATGGGACCCCGACCAGTGAAACGTAGACCCACGGCAAACCGAAAGGAGAGGCGCAGGACTCAGAGCATCAACAGCGCCTTTGCAGAACTCAGGGAATGCATTCCCAACGTGCCTGCGGATACGAAGCTGTCCAAAATCAAAACCCTTCGTTTGGCTACCAGTTACATTGCTTACCTTATGGACATTCTGGACAAAGACGAACAGAACGGGGAAGCAGAGGCCTTCAAAGCGGAATTCAAAAAAACAGACGCCAAAGAAGAAAGGCGAAAGAAAGAAATG aacGACGTTTTGAAAAATTCAGGGAGCAGCAATGACAAGAAAACTAAAGGGAGAACTGGTTGGCCGCAGCATGTATGGGCATTGGAACTGAAACAATGA